One Watersipora subatra chromosome 4, tzWatSuba1.1, whole genome shotgun sequence genomic window carries:
- the LOC137393986 gene encoding uncharacterized protein, translating to MKISKLTDTEGTDSMRQAASGLLVRGYHQSRASRLPPCISTSKIPFNLEEIPNATSVQNWPHLQHLASQFISAQKAASLELGLLIGNNLPHVFISRQEISRKDHEPFARLTDLGWILMGDATNSAHSYNSCAHTIQSGTIVNLAVQQPTTRKCISFKIKTETPDFPNTDKFEQQILKVHSSDFQTNHADEIKTMSIDDLKFLNIMKEQIHKDKQGYITMPLPFKAKPLSIDTKTTAMHRFHLLEKKFKKDAIYKLQYHEFMSDIITKGEAVLATDDTTNSWYIPHFGVFYPRKPDRIRVVFDCAAKVGGVSLNDFLLQGPDHMNDLQGILLRFRLNPVAIMGDIERMFHQLKVKPEHQDYLRFIWYDCDGNLATFKMTVHLFGARSSPACATYGLRFLADQYNSLLSGHSASHQFVHHNFYVDDGLTSVFNEAEAVSLIHDTRELCAAGQLRLHKIASNSREMMSQLPRSECARAIASLDLSCDPLPQERSLGILWDTEKDNFTFHHDTATKPDTRRGVLSTVASIFDPLGFLSPYILIGKNILQDMCRSSASWDDPLTRDFLSLWKEWKASIPDLTNISIQRCYQPTDFGAIFKAELHHFCDASTRGYGEVSYLRLVNNCNI from the coding sequence atgaaaattagtaaactTACTGATACTGAGGGCACTGATTCAATGCGCCAAGCGGCCTCAGGACTGCTGGTTCGTGGCTACCATCAGAGCAGAGCAAGTAGACTTCCACCGTGCATAAGCACAAGCAAAATACCTTTCAACTTAGAGGAGATACCCAATGCCACATCAGTGCAAAACTGGCCACACTTACAACATCTTGCCTCTCAGTTCATCTCTGCTCAAAAAGCAGCCAGCCTCGAGCTCGGATTGTTGATTGGAAACAATCTTCCACATGTGTTTATATCTAGACAAGAAATCAGTAGAAAAGACCATGAGCCCTTTGCTCGTCTCACTGACTTGGGTTGGATCTTGATGGGAGACGCCACAAACTCTGCACACAGCTACAACAGTTGCGCTCATACCATTCAATCTGGGACAATAGTAAACTTGGCAGTACAACAGCCAACGACTAGAAAATGTAtctcttttaaaatcaaaacagAAACTCCTGACTTCCCCAACACAGATAAATTCGAAcaacaaatactaaaagttcATAGTTCTGACTTTCAAACAAATCACGCTGATGAGATAAAGACCATGTCAATCGATGATCTCAAGTTCCTAAACATTATGAAAGAGCAAATTCATAAAGATAAGCAGGGTTACATAACAATGCCATTACCATTCAAGGCTAAACCGCTCAGCATTGACACAAAAACCACTGCAATGCACAGATTTCATCTTCTtgaaaaaaagttcaaaaaagaTGCCATATATAAACTGCAATATCATGAATTTATGTCTGACATCATCACAAAAGGGGAAGCAGTTCTGGCAACCGACGACACTACCAACTCTTGGTATATTCCTCATTTCGGTGTCTTTTATCCTCGCAAGCCTGACCGTATTCGCGTTGTGTTTGATTGCGCTGCTAAAGTGGGAGGAGTCAGTTTAAATGACTTTCTACTACAAGGACCCGATCACATGAATGATCTTCAAGGCATTCTTCTTAGATTTCGTTTGAACCCTGTAGCCATCATGGGTGATATAGAACGGATGTTTCACCAACTCAAGGTGAAACCAGAGCACCAAGACTATTTACGGTTTATTTGGTATGATTGTGATGGAAATCTAGCTACTTTCAAAATGACAGTGCATCTTTTCGGGGCTAGATCTTCGCCCGCTTGCGCAACATATGGACTTAGATTTCTCGCCGATCAATATAATTCATTATTGTCTGGCCATTCTGCATCTCATCAATTTGTTCACCACAACTTTTATGTTGATGACGGTCTCACAAGTGTCTTCAATGAGGCTGAAGCAGTTTCTCTAATTCATGACACACGTGAACTATGTGCTGCCGGCCAGTTAAGACTTCACAAAATAGCGTCCAACAGCCgtgaaatgatgtcacaacTTCCAAGAAGTGAGTGCGCCCGTGCCATTGCTAGTCTTGACCTATCTTGTGATCCGCTTCCCCAAGAGCGATCACTTGGTATTCTATGGGATACTGAAAAGGATAATTTTACCTTTCACCATGACACTGCTACAAAACCAGACACCCGACGAGGTGTACTATCTACGGTGGCCTCAATCTTTGACCCTCTTGGATTCCTCTCGCCATATATTTTAATTGGCAAAAACATTCTACAGGATATGTGTAGAAGTTCAGCTTCTTGGGATGATCCCCTAACACGTGATTTTTTGTCACTATGGAAGGAATGGAAAGCTTCTATTCCAGACTTAACAAACATAAGCATCCAAAGATGTTATCAACCGACAGACTTTGGCGCCATCTTTAAGGCTGAGCTACATCACTTCTGTGACGCAAGTACTCGTGGTTATGGTGAGGTTAGTTATCTCAGACTAGTAAACAACTGCAATATCTAG